In Nerophis ophidion isolate RoL-2023_Sa linkage group LG15, RoL_Noph_v1.0, whole genome shotgun sequence, the sequence ttctcaaggacacaacagcagtgactaggacggcggaaccAGGAATAAACCTGGAACCccctagttgctggcacggccgctctaccaagcgtGCCACACCGCTCCTTAGCGATTACTTATAATTGACTCCACTCTCTGAATTACCATGgcttgtcatcaacactcacagggCTGACGGCTGGCCACGCCCCCAACAGGGAATGCTTGTACTACAACGTCAACTACGAAATGGAGCTAACAAACAAGAGTGGCGTGGAGCGCTGCGAGGGCGACGCCGACAAGCGCTCACACTGTTACGCCTCGTGGACCAATGAGTCGGGCGCCATTGAGCTGGTGAAGAAAGGATGCTGGCTTGACGACTTCAACTGCTACGACCGGTAAAATGCACGCACAGAGCGTCACTCTGCGTACCTGAACTCTGACAAATACTTGGTCATGTTGTTGGAAGGCTAAGTGAtgtggaggcgtgtcttaattttGCCTATCATGTAAATCATCCAGTGAGGAGTGTGTGTCCACTGAAGAGAGTCCTCAGGTCTTCTTCTGCTGCTGTGAAGGAAACATGTGCAACAACAAGTTCACGCACTTGCCGGACGCTGCCGGTTCACGTGAGTGTGTGTCACCTTTACACACTTACACGTGCGTGTCGTTGTTTTACCTTTATGTGTGTATGCCTCAGTCATTCGAGCTCCGACCCCCAGAATCAGCGTGATACACGTCATCTTTTATTGCCTGCTGCCAGTCACAGTGCTGTCAACCATTCTGCTTGCCACCGTATGGATGTACCGCCATCGCAAACCTCCGTACGGACATGTGGACGTCActgaggtacacacacacacatttaaaaataagTTATAATATGGTTATTTAATGGTACCGCGATTAAGTAAAAGAAGCATGATTTTTTTTCAGGACCCAGTTCCTACGCCCGATTCCCCCCTCTTGGGGTTAAAGCCCCTGCAGTTGCTGGAAGTGAAAGCCAGAGGGCGCTTCGGTTGCGTCTGGAAGGGCCAAATTCTGAACGAGTTTGTGGCCGTCAAGGTGTTCCCTGTCCAGGTGAGTGCACGTCGCCACATGTTCAGGTTTGTCACAGGCGTGTTGATGCATGGGTGTCGTCTTGCAGTACAAGATGTCGTGGCAGAACGAGCGGGAGGTGTTCACCATGCCGGGAATGAAGCACGAAAACATACTGAAGTACGTCGGCGCCGAGCAGCGAGGGCGCCACCTGGAGGCCGAACTGTGGCTCATCACAGAGTACCATGAGCAGGTGAGGGTGGGCGGGGCTTAGGAACCAACATGTAGTTGTAGGGCAGGTGTTGACGCAGGTGTTGTGGAATGTTCCGCAGGGTTCGCTCTGCGACTTCCTGAAGGCGAACGTCATCAGTTGGTTAGAGTTGTGTCACATCGGGGGGTCTATGGCGTGCGGTCTGGCGTACCTGCATGAAGATGTACCCCGGAACAAAGGCGAGGGAGCTAAACCCGCAATCGCTCACAGGTATGTCACATCATCTGTGGTGCGTCAGGGCATGACCTTTGACTTTTCTGCGTGTGTATCAGGGACTTCAAGAGCAAGAACATCATGATGCGTTCAGACCTGACTGCCGTCATCGGAGATTTCGGCCTGGCTGTGCCCTTTGAGTCAGGAACGCCGCCCGGAGAAACTCACGGACAGGTGAGACGCTCGTCCTCTGCAACGAAGAGGAGCTCATTACTAAAACGTGCGCGCGTGCACAGGTAGGGACGTGGCGCTACATGGCTCCTGAGGTTCTAGAAGGCGCTATCAACTTCCAGCGGGACGCCTTCCTCAGAATCGACATGTACGCTTTGGGCCTGGTCCTGTGGGAGCTGCTGACACGCTGCAAAGCCGCTGATGGTAAGCTACGCTCACATAATGCACTGTTTGGTCTGCAGGTCTAATCAAAGCGTGTGTGCGTCAGGTCCAGTAGGCGAGTACATGCTGCCATTCGAGGAGGAAGTAGGTCAGCATCCGTCACTGGAGGACCTTCAGGAAGTTGTTGTCCACAAGAAGTTGAGGCCGGCCTTCAAAGACGTTTGGTTCAAACATAACGTGAGTAGTCATTAAGAAATGTCTAACATAAAATACACCCTCAGAATTATTTTTAATTGGCCCACCACACTTTGGAGAATTAAAAGCGTACGCATATTTCATGGATACATTTCCATGGTACTCGCACTATCCACACAATGATCCAATAAGCTCCTCCCTTTTCAGGGTCTGGGCCATGTGTGCGAAACGGTGTCGGAATGCTGGGACCACGACGCCGAGGCCCGACTGTCGGCCGGCTGCGTGCAAGAGCGCATGGGCCAAGTGCGTCGCCTCACAAGCTccatagccccgcccacctccTCCTCTTCTGTCCCCCCAGTTGTCATGGTAACCAACGTGGACCTCCCGGCCAAAGAGTCCACCATGTGACGAGTAAAACTTTtggcacgcacacacagacataaGTTCAGGTCCGACTCAGTGAATGATCTCCAGGTACctcagcatttttttctgtctCTGAAGTGGGTGTCTACCTGCAGCCTCATTGCGTAGCAACCAGCACCAGCTACACCTCAAAGTGACACGTCTCACTCttaaacaggaagtgatgtcagagtGATGCTGCGTTGACCTTTCGCTAAGCCCCGCCCCCGCAAGTGACTGTTGCCAGGCTTGTCAGCTAAAATCACAAATTAATGCACAagttaagttaaaaagttaaagtaccagtgattgtcacacacggtaggtgtggtgaaatttgtccttacccatccccttgatcacgcCCAGGGAGGCGAGGGGACcagtgggcaacagcggtgcCGCGTGTCAAGCGAAAAAAGTGCTCTCTGCAAATAAGTACCAAAGCGTGTCAGGGCATATATTTAGCGCCTTAAATGCGAAATATATGCCCACCCTATTGTATACAGTGTGTATGGGATGACTTGCCAAATAATTGCCCCTGTGGTCTCAGTGAGAGTGCATACGAGGTATactcaggggcgccgaaaagggggggtaaaggagacggattctaggggcccatgatggaggggggcccagagaggcccctaatgatgatgaaattttgtgttgggggccctgtaaagattattttcatggagCCCAAAACCCCCAGCGGCGCCCTTGGGTATACTCATTAGTTAAACTTGGATTTGCTGATAATGTTAGCTAAAAGAAAAACCGTATCATACCAAAGTTACTGTGATATATATTGTCTTAGGCTATTAAATATGGAGAAACGGCAGGATGAAACAAATAAGATCAGTagttttaatgccaaaaaaactgCCCGGCGCACTGGACTGCGCAGGTCGCGCATGCGCACAGCCCCTCCGGAGCACTTATTTCGGCTGGGCACAGATTTGGCTTGACAcccggaatcatttttggtgatttaaccaaaaatattccaacccttgatgcggagtcccaagcagggaggtaatgggttccatttgggtagtgtttggtatgactcggccgggttttacatttacacacatatgtacacataatTACATTTAGTAGTAAGAAATCTAGCGTTAGCGAAGGAGCTAACCCATAGCCTATATGCTAGTTTACTCCGGTTAGCGCTACTTtccacaaaaatatacattaCGAATAATAAGCGAATTTCTTACCTTGAAGCTGGTGTTAAGCCTGGGGGTTTCCGCCGACTACTAAGTTTTAAATAGCAAAACTTGACTAGTAACTTAGAATAATATCGTAAGGAGCTCCACTGAATTGAACCGAGCGCTGTTAGAAGGGACTGCTCTGTGATTGGTTGGGGATGTTTGGCTTCGCGAAAGGTCGATGTTGACTGGTTGTTCAAGCCTGAAGTGGGCGGGGTCATGCTACATTCAGGCGTTTGATTGGCTGACAGCGACCAAACTTCTCAGGTAAAATTCGTTATGTGGAGGCGGGGTTACCGGATTGTGAAATAGGTAGGAGGGACTTATGTGACGGTGCTTAAAGCCTATTGGCAGTTTCTTTCTGGACACTCAACACATGCTGTGCACACACTGCCATTTGTGTTGTTTTCTTTTGACAACTCATCAGGGTGAAAGGTTAAAGGTCATCAGTCACCTGACCACTTTATGTCTACCTCTTTTTTGTCATGTTTAACACTTAAAGGGTCAATCCCCACTTTAAAGATTCCAACATAAACATTGGACAATTCCTTttaatgtgcatttttaagtcaggTGCTTAAAGAAACCACAACAATGTGAACCTCAGTACAGCAAAAATACCTCAGATGAATTTTgtatgtgttatttatttttgttttaattgaaaAGTTATCCACATTGTAAAAAGTTATAACCCCGGTCTTCTCTCCTCCTCCCTTGTGCATCATCCTGTTCAAAACATCACAAAATCTGcaataatttcaaaaatgttCATAGTAAAATGACACATACGCAGGTTAAAACATACAAGGCCaacaaagctgattctgatttccCAGGTTTGATTAAATGTTCCCCCCACTGTCATGTACCTGTAgcatgtagcattgttagcattaggcAGGTACGGCAAACTGTAAATCTAATATTGGCGCATCACAGGGGCCTCCTGCACCGCCATCTTGGCGCTGAGAAAGCAcgactccaaaactaaatattttaCTGGTCCAATTGGAAAGTTCAAAGTTCAACAATGCGTACGTCCTGATGTAAAGTTTGTGAACTGATGGACTGTTGATGATCCATGTGGAAAGTAGAGGTCATTTCATATTTTCAaatggtactttttagaggaaaaaaaaatactattaagcgtgaatgtgtgtgtgctgtCAGATGACTTCTTCTTCTCTTCATCAACTCAGTCCCAACATGTAGTTTTAACCATCTCTCACACACATTACATAAGGGAACACAATGATTGAACTTTTTGTATGTGAATAATAAATGGTTGCGATTATCTAATGCTTGTGTTGGAGTTGCATTgtggctataaaaaaaaaaagaccgccAGCGGCTTTAGGGAAGGTGAATGTGTCGATGTGCTTACAATACAACTTTTGATGTTGAACAGCGATGAAAATATTACTATTACAAgatgaa encodes:
- the LOC133569428 gene encoding activin receptor type-2B-like — encoded protein: MLARKMRRHNRALMMLMIGTLNAGLTAGHAPNRECLYYNVNYEMELTNKSGVERCEGDADKRSHCYASWTNESGAIELVKKGCWLDDFNCYDREECVSTEESPQVFFCCCEGNMCNNKFTHLPDAAGSLIRAPTPRISVIHVIFYCLLPVTVLSTILLATVWMYRHRKPPYGHVDVTEDPVPTPDSPLLGLKPLQLLEVKARGRFGCVWKGQILNEFVAVKVFPVQYKMSWQNEREVFTMPGMKHENILKYVGAEQRGRHLEAELWLITEYHEQGSLCDFLKANVISWLELCHIGGSMACGLAYLHEDVPRNKGEGAKPAIAHRDFKSKNIMMRSDLTAVIGDFGLAVPFESGTPPGETHGQVGTWRYMAPEVLEGAINFQRDAFLRIDMYALGLVLWELLTRCKAADGPVGEYMLPFEEEVGQHPSLEDLQEVVVHKKLRPAFKDVWFKHNGLGHVCETVSECWDHDAEARLSAGCVQERMGQVRRLTSSIAPPTSSSSVPPVVMVTNVDLPAKESTM